A window from Staphylococcus succinus encodes these proteins:
- a CDS encoding GNAT family N-acetyltransferase codes for MIRKCVMEDLEELRNIAYQTFDETFRAQNKKENIDNYLLRTFTKEKVLKEFQNPNSFFYFIFYQESLAGYLKLNIQDAQTEFYEGNNLEIERIYVLNQFQKLGLGKQLYDKSIEVAKELSCDHIWLGVWEKNYNAIAFYEKLGFEKIDAHSFYMGDEKQIDYIMFKHL; via the coding sequence ATGATAAGAAAATGTGTCATGGAAGATTTAGAAGAATTACGAAACATAGCGTATCAAACATTTGATGAAACATTTAGAGCACAAAATAAAAAAGAGAATATTGATAATTATTTACTACGCACTTTCACTAAAGAGAAAGTATTAAAAGAATTTCAAAATCCAAATTCATTTTTTTATTTTATATTCTATCAAGAATCATTAGCAGGATACTTGAAATTAAATATTCAAGATGCACAAACAGAATTTTATGAAGGAAACAATTTAGAAATTGAACGTATTTATGTTTTAAATCAATTTCAAAAACTTGGTTTAGGCAAGCAGCTATATGATAAATCAATAGAGGTAGCTAAAGAATTATCATGCGACCATATTTGGTTAGGTGTTTGGGAAAAGAACTATAATGCTATTGCATTTTATGAAAAATTAGGGTTTGAAAAAATTGATGCGCATTCATTTTATATGGGGGACGAAAAACAAATTGACTATATTATGTTTAAACATTTATAA
- a CDS encoding GlsB/YeaQ/YmgE family stress response membrane protein has protein sequence MGFIIMLIVGGLIGWLAGAILGKDIPGGIIGNIIAGLIGSLIGSKLLGMWGPVLGGVPVIPALIGAIVLILIVSIILKAVRKK, from the coding sequence ATGGGATTCATAATAATGTTAATTGTAGGCGGCTTAATCGGTTGGTTAGCCGGTGCAATTTTAGGTAAAGATATTCCAGGTGGTATCATTGGTAATATCATTGCTGGATTAATTGGTTCACTTATTGGTAGCAAATTATTAGGTATGTGGGGACCTGTATTAGGCGGCGTACCGGTTATACCAGCATTAATTGGTGCAATCGTGTTAATTCTTATCGTTTCAATTATTTTAAAAGCTGTTCGAAAAAAATAG
- a CDS encoding DMT family transporter, protein MNYIQNKGKVYFAFTITIILWASAFPVIKLALSDFSAVHLSSLRLSIASLILLILIIIKKIPIPDFKDIPIILLLGFCGFTLYHIALSFGEYYVSAGISSLIVSTTPIFSALLATYFLKEKFSKLAWIGSVIAFIGVACIALGNDSKVIAMCIGIALVLIASIGESIYFVFQSSYFKKYGFIPFTIYTMLAGSLFTFIFLPGAIHELQYADTNTLLLVLYLGVFPTVIPYFALAYTIYKVGVADATMSLYLTPACALVLSFIMVGEMPTMVAIIGGIVTLIGVSITTNHAKNIG, encoded by the coding sequence ATGAACTACATACAAAATAAGGGTAAGGTCTACTTCGCTTTTACAATAACCATCATCTTATGGGCTTCTGCATTTCCAGTAATTAAATTAGCATTAAGCGACTTTTCAGCTGTACACTTATCATCATTACGGTTGTCAATTGCTAGCTTGATTCTCTTAATTTTAATCATCATTAAAAAAATACCTATACCTGATTTTAAAGATATACCTATTATACTATTATTAGGTTTTTGTGGGTTTACCTTATACCATATTGCTTTGAGCTTTGGAGAATATTATGTTAGTGCTGGGATTTCAAGTTTAATCGTTTCAACAACACCCATTTTTTCTGCACTTTTAGCAACTTATTTTTTAAAAGAAAAATTTTCAAAACTTGCTTGGATTGGTTCGGTTATTGCATTTATTGGAGTTGCATGCATTGCTTTAGGTAATGATTCTAAAGTAATAGCAATGTGTATTGGCATTGCCTTAGTGCTCATTGCCTCTATAGGTGAAAGTATCTATTTCGTGTTTCAATCTAGTTATTTTAAAAAATATGGGTTTATTCCATTTACAATTTACACAATGCTTGCGGGATCGTTGTTCACCTTTATATTTTTACCCGGAGCTATTCATGAATTACAATATGCGGACACTAACACTTTACTTTTAGTATTATATTTAGGCGTTTTTCCAACAGTTATTCCCTATTTTGCACTTGCTTATACAATATATAAAGTAGGTGTTGCTGATGCAACAATGTCCCTGTACTTAACACCAGCCTGTGCGCTAGTACTTTCTTTTATTATGGTTGGTGAAATGCCTACCATGGTAGCAATTATTGGCGGAATCGTTACTTTAATCGGAGTGAGCATCACTACTAATCATGCAAAAAATATCGGCTAG
- the smpB gene encoding SsrA-binding protein SmpB, which yields MPKKKSPGTLAENRKARHDYNIEDTIEAGIVLQGTEIKSIRRGSANLKDSYAQVNRGEMYLNNMHIAPYEEGNRFNHDPRRSRKLLLHKREIEKLGERTREVGYSIVPLKLYLKHGHCKVLLGIARGKKKYDKRQALKEKAVKRDVAREMKARY from the coding sequence ATGCCAAAGAAAAAATCACCAGGTACGTTAGCTGAAAATCGTAAAGCGAGACATGATTATAATATTGAAGATACGATTGAAGCGGGCATTGTGTTACAAGGGACAGAAATTAAATCGATTCGTCGTGGCAGTGCCAACTTAAAAGATAGTTACGCACAAGTCAATCGTGGTGAAATGTATTTGAATAACATGCATATTGCTCCTTATGAAGAAGGCAATCGTTTTAATCATGATCCACGTCGTTCACGGAAGCTATTATTACACAAGAGAGAAATAGAGAAGCTTGGTGAGCGCACACGTGAAGTTGGCTATTCAATTGTTCCTTTGAAACTTTATCTTAAACATGGACATTGTAAAGTCTTGCTAGGCATTGCGCGTGGTAAGAAAAAATACGATAAACGACAAGCTTTAAAAGAAAAAGCAGTCAAACGTGATGTAGCTAGAGAGATGAAGGCCCGTTATTAA
- a CDS encoding alpha/beta hydrolase — MQIKLPEPFFFEEGNRAVLLLHGFTGNSSDVRQLGRFLQKKGYTCYAPQYEGHAAPPEEILESSPYVWYKDALDGYDFLVEKGYDEIVVAGLSLGGCYALKLSLNRDVKGIVTMCSPMYIKTEGAMFEGVLSYARNFKKYEGKDEATIEKEMDAFKPTETLKELQGQIQDVRDHVDEVMDPLLVIQAEQDQMINTDSANIIYNESESDDKDIKWYANSGHVITIDKEKEAVFEDLYVFLESLDWSE, encoded by the coding sequence ATGCAAATCAAACTTCCAGAACCATTCTTTTTTGAAGAAGGTAATCGTGCAGTACTATTGTTACATGGTTTTACTGGAAATTCATCAGATGTTAGACAATTAGGTCGATTTTTACAGAAAAAAGGGTATACATGTTATGCGCCACAATATGAAGGACATGCAGCGCCACCTGAAGAGATATTAGAATCAAGTCCTTATGTATGGTATAAAGATGCATTAGATGGCTATGACTTTTTAGTAGAAAAAGGTTATGATGAAATTGTAGTTGCTGGGCTATCCCTTGGTGGCTGTTATGCATTAAAATTAAGCTTAAACAGAGATGTTAAGGGTATTGTAACCATGTGTTCGCCTATGTACATTAAGACTGAAGGAGCTATGTTTGAAGGCGTCTTATCATACGCTCGTAACTTCAAGAAGTATGAAGGTAAAGACGAAGCTACAATTGAAAAAGAAATGGATGCATTTAAACCTACTGAGACCTTGAAAGAACTTCAAGGACAAATTCAAGATGTGAGAGATCACGTAGATGAAGTGATGGATCCATTATTGGTTATTCAAGCAGAACAAGACCAAATGATTAACACGGATTCTGCAAACATTATATACAATGAAAGCGAATCTGATGATAAAGATATTAAATGGTATGCGAATTCAGGGCATGTCATTACAATAGACAAAGAAAAAGAAGCTGTATTTGAAGATTTATATGTCTTTTTAGAATCATTAGATTGGTCTGAATAG
- a CDS encoding HD domain-containing protein, which yields MITNINDIKVPDSKIIQNAQEIVKEYGNELIWNHSNRVYLFGEIKGQQDKLNYDKELLYITALFHDLGLTEQYSSDDLRFEVDGANAVRQFLEAYNYNNQDLQLAWDSIALHTTLGVAEHKESNVALLYHGVGMDVMGNNWDQYADDIRKAIITKFPRGNFKNDVIQSFYDGFKHKPETTFGNIKSDVIKYFEPEYPQNNFCSCILRSKWDS from the coding sequence ATGATAACTAATATAAATGACATTAAGGTACCTGATAGTAAAATTATACAAAATGCTCAAGAAATTGTTAAAGAATATGGGAATGAATTAATTTGGAATCATTCAAATCGAGTTTATTTATTTGGAGAAATCAAAGGTCAACAAGATAAGTTAAATTATGATAAAGAACTACTCTATATAACTGCATTATTTCATGATTTAGGTTTAACAGAGCAGTATAGTAGTGATGATTTAAGATTTGAAGTAGATGGCGCTAATGCTGTAAGACAATTTTTGGAGGCTTACAATTACAATAATCAAGATTTACAGTTAGCTTGGGATTCTATAGCATTGCATACGACATTAGGGGTAGCTGAACATAAAGAAAGCAATGTAGCATTGTTATATCATGGCGTAGGAATGGACGTTATGGGGAATAATTGGGATCAATATGCTGATGACATCAGAAAAGCAATTATCACTAAATTCCCAAGAGGCAATTTTAAAAATGATGTCATCCAATCTTTTTACGATGGATTTAAACATAAGCCTGAAACAACCTTCGGAAATATAAAATCCGACGTAATTAAATATTTCGAACCAGAGTATCCACAAAATAATTTTTGTTCATGTATTTTACGTTCAAAATGGGATAGTTAA
- the rnr gene encoding ribonuclease R has product MNLKQSIEEIIKQPDYEPMSVSDFQDALGLNSADSFRDLIKVLVELEQTGLIERTKTDRYQRRESNKGKQSKLVKGKLSQNKKGFAFLRPEEGDTDDIFIPPNKINRAMDGDTVLVEVQNSKGDHKGKTEGEVKSIETHSVTQVVGTYSEARHFGFVIPDDKRIMQDIFIPKGQNLGAIDGHKVLVQITKYADGTDNPEGHVSAILGHKNDPGVDILSIIYQHGIEIEFPDNVLSEAEAVPDQIEPSEIEGRHDLRDELTITIDGADAKDLDDAISVKKLSNGHTQLTVSIADVSYYVTEGSALNAEAYERATSVYLVDRVIPMIPHRLSNGICSLNPNVDRLTLSCRMELNERGEVVKHEIFDSVIHSNYRMTYDEVNEIITDQNAETREKYSEVTPMLDLAQDLSERLIHMRKRRGEIDFDISEAKVLVNSEGIPTDVELRKRGEGERLIESFMLAANETIAEHFDRLEVPFIYRVHEQPKSERLRQFFDFITNFGLMIKGTGEEIDPSTLQKIQQEVEGQPEQMVISTMMLRSMQQARYDDVNLGHFGLSAEYYTHFTSPIRRYPDLIVHRLIRKYIVEKSMDKKAMNKWEDALPEIAEHTSQRERRAIEAERDTDELKKSEYMVQHIGEEFEGIISSVANFGMFIELPNTIEGMVHVSNLTDDYYHFDERQMAMIGERQAKVFRIGDPVTIKVINVDVDERMIDFQIVGMPLPKNDRGSQRPARGKTIQAKTRGKSLDKSKDDKQSQNKRKPRKGKNQRNKADKGSGNTKHKPFYKDKNVKNKARKKKK; this is encoded by the coding sequence ATGAATTTAAAACAATCCATTGAAGAGATTATTAAACAACCAGATTATGAACCAATGTCAGTATCTGATTTTCAAGATGCCTTAGGCTTAAATAGTGCCGACTCATTTAGAGATTTAATTAAGGTGCTTGTAGAGTTAGAACAAACTGGTTTAATTGAACGTACCAAAACAGATAGATACCAACGTAGGGAATCTAATAAAGGAAAGCAATCCAAATTGGTAAAAGGTAAATTAAGTCAAAATAAAAAAGGATTTGCATTCTTACGTCCAGAAGAAGGTGACACAGATGACATCTTTATTCCACCGAATAAGATCAATAGAGCGATGGATGGAGATACTGTCCTAGTTGAGGTGCAAAATTCTAAGGGAGACCATAAAGGAAAAACAGAAGGTGAAGTTAAATCTATAGAGACCCATTCAGTCACGCAAGTGGTAGGGACATATAGTGAAGCGCGTCACTTTGGTTTTGTAATCCCTGATGATAAACGTATTATGCAAGATATCTTTATACCAAAAGGTCAGAACCTTGGTGCTATTGATGGTCATAAAGTATTAGTTCAAATTACTAAGTACGCAGATGGCACAGATAACCCAGAAGGCCACGTATCAGCTATTTTAGGTCATAAGAATGACCCGGGTGTAGACATCTTATCTATTATCTATCAACATGGAATAGAAATTGAGTTTCCAGATAACGTATTATCTGAAGCAGAAGCAGTGCCAGATCAAATTGAGCCTTCAGAAATAGAAGGACGTCATGATTTACGTGATGAATTAACAATTACTATTGATGGGGCAGATGCGAAGGATTTAGATGATGCAATCAGTGTTAAAAAATTAAGCAATGGCCATACGCAGTTAACTGTAAGTATTGCTGATGTAAGTTATTATGTGACAGAAGGTTCTGCTTTAAATGCAGAAGCATACGAACGTGCAACGAGTGTTTACTTAGTTGATCGAGTTATTCCTATGATTCCACATCGCTTAAGTAATGGTATTTGTTCATTGAACCCTAATGTAGACAGACTTACATTAAGTTGTCGCATGGAGTTGAATGAACGTGGTGAGGTAGTTAAACATGAAATATTTGATAGTGTAATTCACTCAAATTATCGTATGACATATGATGAAGTAAATGAAATTATTACTGATCAAAATGCAGAAACACGTGAAAAATATAGCGAAGTCACACCAATGCTTGATTTAGCACAAGATTTATCTGAACGTTTGATTCATATGAGAAAACGTCGTGGAGAAATTGACTTTGATATTAGTGAAGCAAAAGTACTCGTGAACAGTGAAGGTATTCCAACGGACGTAGAATTGAGAAAACGTGGTGAAGGCGAGCGTCTGATTGAGTCATTTATGCTAGCTGCAAACGAAACGATAGCTGAACATTTTGATCGTTTAGAAGTTCCATTTATCTATCGTGTACATGAACAACCTAAGTCAGAGCGTTTACGTCAGTTCTTTGATTTTATTACTAATTTTGGTCTTATGATTAAAGGTACGGGAGAAGAAATTGATCCTTCTACACTTCAAAAGATTCAACAAGAAGTTGAAGGTCAACCTGAGCAAATGGTTATCTCAACGATGATGTTACGTTCTATGCAACAAGCACGCTATGATGATGTGAATTTAGGACACTTTGGTCTTTCAGCAGAGTACTATACTCACTTCACATCACCGATTCGTAGATATCCAGATTTAATTGTTCATAGACTTATCCGTAAGTATATTGTAGAAAAATCTATGGATAAGAAAGCAATGAATAAATGGGAAGATGCTTTACCAGAAATTGCTGAACATACATCTCAAAGAGAACGTAGAGCAATTGAAGCTGAACGTGATACGGATGAGCTTAAGAAATCTGAATATATGGTACAACATATAGGTGAAGAGTTCGAAGGTATTATTAGTTCAGTTGCAAACTTTGGTATGTTTATCGAATTGCCGAATACTATTGAAGGTATGGTGCACGTATCTAATCTAACAGATGACTACTATCATTTTGATGAACGTCAAATGGCTATGATTGGTGAACGCCAAGCTAAAGTATTCCGTATCGGAGATCCTGTAACAATTAAAGTGATTAACGTTGACGTCGATGAACGTATGATTGATTTCCAAATCGTTGGTATGCCTTTACCAAAAAATGATCGTGGCAGCCAAAGACCGGCACGCGGTAAGACGATTCAAGCTAAGACACGTGGTAAATCATTAGATAAGTCTAAAGATGATAAGCAAAGTCAAAACAAGCGCAAACCACGCAAAGGAAAAAATCAACGTAATAAAGCTGACAAAGGTAGCGGCAATACGAAACACAAACCATTTTATAAAGATAAAAATGTTAAAAACAAAGCACGTAAGAAGAAAAAATAA
- a CDS encoding PLP-dependent aminotransferase family protein has protein sequence MMKYKEVASYLRNKIIEGDWFYGMKLPSQRTLANQFNVNRVTIIKSIELLESEGFIYTKRGSGTYVNDYLSEDFIKHKWLEMMQWSSSTRSRYTVQIINKLETSDAYIHISKGELGKALIPQDKLKKAMNQVSQYIESLSFGYNNGYGYNKLRELIAKRLNVEGFNISKENVLITSGALHAIQLLSIGFLSQNTIIFSNTPSYIDSTHAFNIGNMRKVKISLETFKDFKQIINQYPSSNEKAIYIEPTFNNPTGHVRSKQYREDILKYSEKHNIPLIEDDIYKDLWFQNKPPKPIKTLDKKSNVLHISSFSKSVAPAIRIGWIVASEQVVEQLADIRMQIDYGSSILSQMVVYELLKSGDYDHHIDNLRNALERKRNDMLEILEEHFSEVATWNIPEGGFFIWLKVQKEANIKKLFSELLNKEKILFNPGFIYGSDENAIRLSYAYESTENMRYALKILLKYVKKEIDAFS, from the coding sequence ATTATGAAATATAAAGAAGTCGCTTCGTATTTAAGAAATAAAATAATAGAAGGTGACTGGTTTTATGGCATGAAGTTACCGTCGCAAAGAACATTAGCCAATCAATTTAATGTGAATAGAGTTACGATTATAAAAAGTATAGAATTATTAGAGTCAGAAGGATTTATATATACCAAACGTGGTAGTGGGACTTATGTTAACGATTATTTAAGTGAAGATTTTATAAAACATAAGTGGTTAGAGATGATGCAGTGGAGTTCAAGTACACGGAGTAGATATACAGTACAAATAATTAATAAATTAGAAACAAGTGATGCTTATATACATATTAGTAAAGGTGAATTAGGAAAAGCACTTATTCCACAGGACAAACTTAAAAAGGCAATGAATCAGGTTTCTCAATATATTGAATCCTTGTCGTTTGGTTATAATAATGGATATGGCTACAATAAGTTGCGTGAGTTAATTGCAAAACGCTTGAATGTGGAAGGATTTAATATATCTAAAGAAAATGTACTCATTACTTCTGGAGCTTTACACGCTATCCAACTATTATCGATTGGTTTTTTGAGTCAAAACACGATAATTTTTTCAAATACGCCATCGTATATTGATTCCACACATGCTTTTAATATTGGAAATATGAGAAAAGTGAAGATTTCATTAGAAACATTTAAAGATTTTAAACAAATTATTAACCAATACCCAAGTAGTAATGAAAAAGCGATTTATATTGAACCAACTTTTAATAATCCAACTGGACACGTGCGCTCTAAACAATATAGAGAAGATATATTAAAGTATAGCGAAAAGCATAATATTCCTCTTATTGAAGATGATATTTATAAGGATTTATGGTTTCAGAATAAACCACCAAAACCAATTAAAACCTTAGATAAAAAAAGTAATGTATTACATATTAGTAGTTTTTCAAAATCAGTAGCCCCTGCAATTAGAATAGGGTGGATTGTTGCTTCTGAACAAGTGGTTGAACAGCTAGCAGATATAAGAATGCAAATTGATTATGGTTCTAGTATATTATCTCAAATGGTAGTGTATGAACTGTTGAAAAGTGGTGATTATGATCATCATATTGACAATTTGCGCAATGCGTTAGAGCGTAAGAGAAATGATATGTTAGAAATTTTAGAGGAGCATTTTTCAGAAGTTGCAACATGGAATATACCAGAAGGTGGTTTTTTTATTTGGTTAAAAGTACAAAAAGAGGCTAATATAAAGAAATTATTTTCAGAGCTACTTAACAAAGAGAAAATATTATTTAATCCTGGATTTATTTATGGCAGCGATGAAAATGCTATTAGATTGTCATATGCTTATGAGAGTACTGAAAATATGCGTTATGCCTTAAAGATATTACTAAAATATGTAAAAAAAGAAATCGATGCTTTTTCGTGA
- a CDS encoding MFS transporter, producing MEKYNKVSIFIILFATFLFAFTQFLLINAYPTIMREFNVNNSQIQLLTSLFLFTTMILIPFTNYLSDTYKSNHLIIAALFLLILGTFLGCQSFNFYMLLISRIIQGAGYAIILPISQSVLLKIAPNKHQSFILGLLNSVINIAPAIAPPITGIFLAFLNWKIMYWLLLPFEILVIIISIIYLSNTFENKKTKLNKKIVTLYAMGSVFLSLMLLFLDLNIIFSLLSGFISFLIFTVFIFLDRHSEVSLINFNLLNFRIIKLPTIALFLVMMLLLSVESILPIFTQSILNYTPIESGFIMTPGTLILIMATFISSKLYDKNQNSNIIIIGVITTAVSLVLFIFIDIHSYMVTTIIVFCLFMFGIGCTITPLTSIAYINLDAAYLFQGSALINTFRQFGLILGVTLFSKAINFISHLSVYHSTTSNLLLGIRISYIAMALILVIVLKLALSLKDLQNKISLSHTNNSNIKL from the coding sequence GTGGAAAAATATAATAAAGTATCTATATTTATAATTTTATTTGCAACATTCCTATTTGCTTTCACACAATTCCTATTAATTAATGCCTATCCTACTATAATGAGAGAATTTAATGTAAATAATAGTCAAATTCAATTACTCACTTCATTATTTCTATTTACCACAATGATTTTAATTCCTTTTACAAATTATTTGTCGGATACATATAAATCTAATCACCTAATAATAGCCGCTTTATTTTTATTAATACTTGGTACTTTTTTAGGATGTCAAAGCTTCAATTTTTATATGTTATTAATTTCTAGGATCATACAAGGTGCAGGTTACGCAATTATTCTGCCAATCTCTCAATCAGTACTTTTAAAAATTGCTCCTAATAAGCATCAATCTTTTATTTTAGGATTACTTAACTCCGTAATAAATATTGCTCCAGCCATAGCTCCGCCGATTACTGGCATATTTTTAGCGTTTTTAAATTGGAAAATTATGTATTGGCTATTACTACCGTTCGAAATTTTAGTTATAATTATCTCAATAATCTATTTAAGTAACACTTTTGAAAATAAAAAAACTAAATTAAATAAAAAGATTGTTACGCTGTATGCAATGGGCAGTGTATTTCTATCTCTAATGCTTTTGTTTTTGGATTTAAATATAATATTTAGCTTATTGAGTGGTTTTATTAGTTTTCTTATTTTTACTGTTTTTATTTTTTTAGATAGGCATAGTGAAGTCTCATTGATTAATTTTAACTTGTTGAATTTTCGAATAATAAAATTGCCTACAATTGCCTTATTTCTAGTGATGATGTTGTTGCTTTCTGTTGAGAGTATATTACCAATTTTTACTCAATCAATTTTAAATTATACACCTATTGAATCAGGTTTTATTATGACCCCAGGGACTTTAATATTAATAATGGCTACATTTATATCGAGTAAGTTATATGATAAAAACCAAAACAGCAATATCATTATTATAGGAGTAATAACCACTGCTGTATCCTTAGTATTATTTATTTTTATCGATATTCATTCATATATGGTTACAACAATAATTGTATTTTGTCTATTCATGTTCGGCATTGGTTGTACTATTACACCGCTAACAAGCATTGCATATATAAATTTAGATGCAGCTTACCTTTTTCAAGGATCTGCATTAATAAATACCTTTAGACAATTTGGCCTAATACTAGGTGTGACTTTATTTTCTAAAGCTATCAATTTTATAAGTCATCTATCTGTATATCATTCAACGACTTCTAATCTATTATTAGGAATAAGAATTTCTTATATAGCAATGGCTTTAATATTAGTTATTGTTTTGAAACTAGCATTGTCATTAAAAGATTTACAAAATAAAATATCGTTATCTCATACCAATAATTCTAATATCAAATTGTGA
- the secG gene encoding preprotein translocase subunit SecG, whose translation MHTLITILLILDCIALVTVVLLQEGKSNGLSGAISGGSEQLFGKQKQRGIDLFLHRLTIVLSIIFFLLMLGISYFGL comes from the coding sequence ATGCATACATTAATCACGATCCTTTTAATTTTAGATTGTATTGCATTAGTAACTGTTGTGTTACTCCAAGAAGGTAAAAGTAATGGACTATCAGGTGCGATAAGTGGTGGATCCGAACAGTTATTTGGTAAACAAAAGCAACGCGGCATCGATTTATTCTTGCATAGATTAACAATTGTATTGTCTATCATTTTCTTCTTATTAATGTTAGGCATAAGTTATTTTGGTTTATAA
- a CDS encoding AAA family ATPase, with the protein MSTIGTLYFFSGKMGAGKSTKAKEIEQTENAVLLSEDEWLEKLYPKQIYNFDDYLNYSKLIKPLLKEHIQRILKVGSNVVLDFPGNTTIQRKWLLSIASEINANHQLIFLNINDDQCLKRINKRRNEEPAREQFDTKETFEYVSSFFESPKFSEGLNIIEIK; encoded by the coding sequence ATGAGTACTATTGGAACTTTATATTTTTTCTCTGGAAAAATGGGAGCAGGGAAATCAACCAAAGCTAAAGAGATAGAACAAACTGAAAATGCAGTGTTATTATCTGAAGATGAATGGTTAGAAAAATTATATCCAAAGCAAATTTATAATTTTGATGATTACTTAAATTACTCAAAGTTGATAAAGCCATTATTGAAAGAACACATTCAGCGTATTTTAAAAGTCGGTAGCAATGTAGTATTAGATTTTCCAGGTAATACTACAATTCAAAGAAAATGGTTATTGAGCATAGCTTCAGAAATTAACGCAAATCATCAATTGATTTTTCTTAATATAAACGATGATCAATGTTTGAAACGAATTAATAAAAGACGTAATGAAGAACCAGCAAGAGAACAATTCGATACTAAAGAAACTTTCGAGTATGTTTCTAGTTTCTTCGAATCGCCTAAATTTTCAGAAGGTTTAAATATTATCGAAATAAAATAA
- a CDS encoding DinB family protein, with protein sequence MIREQFQASYNLLKKHIKDIDEEKATLQPAIANNNIKWQLGHLILLNDFLVFETINGQKVLEQSAAKYFLWGTSPINFDGNEPSFDELKVLLNEQLDRIFNSLEKQLEKDRNEPIVLKDVDIVMNNFNESIHFAIIHTNRHFGQIVLLKSMISELD encoded by the coding sequence ATGATTAGAGAACAATTTCAAGCTTCATATAATTTATTAAAAAAGCATATTAAAGATATTGATGAAGAGAAAGCTACACTTCAACCAGCTATTGCTAATAATAATATCAAATGGCAATTAGGTCATTTAATATTGTTAAATGATTTTCTAGTATTTGAAACTATTAATGGGCAAAAAGTCTTAGAGCAAAGTGCTGCAAAATATTTTCTATGGGGGACATCACCAATAAATTTTGATGGAAATGAACCCTCTTTTGATGAATTAAAAGTATTGCTAAATGAACAACTTGATAGAATCTTTAATAGTCTAGAAAAGCAATTAGAGAAAGATAGAAATGAACCAATTGTGCTTAAAGATGTAGACATCGTTATGAACAATTTTAATGAATCTATCCATTTTGCTATTATTCATACTAATCGACACTTCGGTCAAATTGTATTATTAAAATCGATGATAAGTGAATTAGATTAA